The Streptomonospora litoralis genome window below encodes:
- a CDS encoding LysR family transcriptional regulator → MEARHLRYAVALADHRSFRRAAATVGIAQPPLSKQIAALEREVGARLFDRTARGVVPTAAGEAFIARARRSLAEASAAAIDAARADRGETGRLSLGFVASALLDPLPAVLSRFGTQRPDVRLVLHEMATSRSTAALVTGELDVAVGLGPPRGTGAESLVSVTIGRDHLVAVVARTHAYAGQRTVAPEQLRNQQLIVAPGEDEPAIAIGLRRLLGPDSWTLEAATVARDVHTIAGLAACGVGVGLGPSRMRLNARPDVWMCDVSPRTRLPDLTLSFRADDRSRVLEAFLDTIRADCPDVGDALDRRLDHSAPSDREPPLREAGPGKDR, encoded by the coding sequence ATGGAGGCGCGGCACCTGCGCTACGCGGTGGCGCTCGCCGACCACCGGAGTTTCCGCCGCGCCGCGGCGACCGTCGGGATCGCGCAGCCGCCGCTGTCCAAGCAGATCGCGGCGCTGGAACGCGAGGTCGGCGCCCGGCTGTTCGACCGCACCGCGCGGGGCGTCGTCCCCACGGCCGCGGGCGAGGCGTTCATCGCCAGGGCGCGCCGGTCGCTGGCCGAGGCGTCGGCCGCCGCGATCGACGCCGCGCGTGCGGACCGCGGCGAGACGGGGCGGCTGAGCCTGGGGTTCGTCGCCTCCGCGCTGCTGGACCCGCTGCCCGCCGTGTTGAGCCGGTTCGGGACGCAGCGACCCGACGTGCGCCTGGTGCTGCACGAGATGGCGACGAGCCGGAGCACCGCCGCACTGGTCACGGGCGAATTGGACGTGGCCGTCGGGCTGGGGCCGCCGCGCGGAACGGGTGCGGAGTCGCTGGTTTCGGTCACCATCGGCCGCGATCACCTGGTGGCCGTGGTGGCGCGCACCCACGCCTACGCGGGGCAGCGGACGGTCGCGCCGGAGCAGTTGCGGAATCAGCAGCTCATCGTCGCGCCGGGCGAGGACGAGCCGGCCATCGCCATCGGGCTGCGCCGGCTGCTCGGCCCCGATTCCTGGACGCTGGAAGCCGCCACGGTCGCCAGGGATGTCCACACCATCGCCGGCCTGGCGGCGTGCGGAGTCGGCGTGGGCCTGGGCCCCTCGCGCATGCGGCTGAACGCGCGGCCGGACGTCTGGATGTGCGACGTGTCGCCGCGTACCCGGCTGCCCGACCTGACCCTGTCGTTCCGCGCCGACGACCGCTCCCGCGTGCTGGAGGCGTTCTTGGACACGATCCGGGCCGACTGCCCGGACGTCGGCGACGCCCTCGACCGGCGGCTGGACCACAGCGCTCCGTCCGACCGCGAGCCGCCCCTGCGTGAAGCCGGACCCGGGAAGGATCGCTGA
- a CDS encoding MFS transporter codes for MLPVVLGATFVQLLSVTIAQVAAPAIQRGLDAGPGEVQLLLAGYTLTYACLLITAARLGDRYGYRRLFAVGTAVFALASAACAFAPTAAALIAARLVQGAGSGLVAPQVLSIIQTAVPTGRRAHALGLYGATMGVASLAGPLLGGLLLGADLLGLGWRTVFLANVPVALAALAGARALPRSRPAPGLRIDAVGAILATAGFGMLILPLALGPNAGWPPWTLVSLGGSALVLACFAASQRRGAAPLIHPAALRARTARSGILLVFVFNAGVPSFTFLLLLHLQQAAGYSALAAAALSTPFAAAAVVGSRCAPVLARRHGSRLLTASALVLAAVMAGLAPLLGTASALGAAPLLAAGGAAFGVFTASVFSLVLARTSAETTGSLSGLLPTAQQLGGSIGITLASLAYLAPAADSGGAFWHAMLYQTGVFTLTAVISLRLGRESSSPTGP; via the coding sequence GTGCTGCCCGTCGTGCTCGGTGCCACCTTCGTGCAGCTGCTCAGCGTGACGATCGCGCAGGTGGCCGCCCCGGCGATCCAGCGCGGTCTGGACGCCGGGCCGGGCGAGGTGCAACTCTTGCTCGCCGGCTACACCCTCACCTACGCGTGCCTGCTGATCACCGCCGCGCGGCTCGGCGACCGCTACGGCTACCGCCGCCTGTTCGCCGTCGGCACGGCCGTCTTCGCGCTCGCCTCCGCAGCGTGCGCGTTCGCGCCTACAGCGGCCGCGCTGATCGCGGCTCGCCTCGTGCAGGGCGCGGGCAGCGGGCTCGTCGCCCCCCAGGTCCTCTCCATCATCCAGACGGCCGTTCCCACCGGTCGGCGGGCCCACGCGCTGGGTCTGTACGGGGCGACGATGGGGGTCGCCTCACTCGCCGGCCCACTGCTGGGCGGGCTGCTGCTCGGCGCGGACCTGCTGGGGCTGGGCTGGCGGACGGTCTTTCTGGCGAACGTTCCGGTGGCGCTGGCAGCGCTGGCGGGGGCACGGGCGCTGCCGCGGTCGCGTCCGGCCCCTGGGCTGCGGATCGACGCGGTCGGCGCGATACTCGCTACGGCCGGGTTCGGGATGCTGATCCTCCCGCTCGCTCTCGGTCCGAACGCGGGATGGCCGCCGTGGACCCTGGTCAGCCTCGGCGGCAGCGCGTTGGTGCTGGCGTGCTTCGCCGCGTCGCAGCGCCGCGGCGCGGCCCCGCTGATCCATCCCGCCGCCCTGCGCGCGCGGACCGCGCGATCGGGCATCCTGCTGGTCTTCGTCTTCAACGCCGGGGTGCCGTCGTTCACCTTCCTGCTGCTCCTGCACCTCCAGCAGGCCGCGGGCTATTCCGCACTGGCGGCCGCCGCACTGTCGACGCCCTTCGCCGCCGCGGCCGTCGTCGGCAGCCGGTGCGCCCCGGTCCTGGCCCGTCGCCACGGCTCGCGGCTGCTGACGGCGTCGGCGCTGGTGCTGGCGGCGGTCATGGCCGGTCTCGCCCCTCTGCTCGGCACCGCGTCGGCCCTCGGGGCGGCGCCGCTGCTGGCTGCGGGCGGCGCGGCATTCGGAGTCTTCACCGCCTCGGTGTTCTCCCTGGTGCTGGCGCGCACGAGCGCGGAGACAACCGGGTCGCTCTCCGGGCTGCTGCCCACCGCGCAGCAGCTCGGCGGGTCCATCGGCATCACGCTGGCATCCCTCGCCTACCTCGCGCCCGCCGCGGACTCCGGCGGCGCATTCTGGCACGCGATGCTGTACCAGACCGGGGTCTTCACACTCACGGCCGTGATCAGCCTGCGGTTGGGCCGCGAAAGCTCCTCCCCGACCGGCCCCTGA
- a CDS encoding TetR/AcrR family transcriptional regulator gives MNSGEAKPRLRERTRRAIHREIAETGMSLFLEHGFEETTVDQIAEAAGISRRSFFRYFATKEDVVLGGLIDRGHRVRSALAERPPEEEPWIAVRASLLALRDEAWAGTEVDLRIARMLFQAPSLRARHLEKHLAWQDMLVPELTRRLRAAADIDEKRATHHAAAIIATALTCLDVATEAWVQRNGTVSLEDLWDEAVTAVRS, from the coding sequence GTGAACAGTGGAGAAGCCAAGCCCCGTCTGCGAGAACGCACACGCCGTGCGATCCACCGGGAGATCGCCGAGACCGGCATGTCCCTCTTCCTCGAGCACGGCTTCGAGGAGACCACCGTCGATCAGATCGCCGAGGCTGCCGGGATCTCCCGGCGTTCGTTCTTCCGCTACTTCGCCACCAAAGAGGACGTCGTCCTGGGCGGCCTGATCGACCGAGGACACCGCGTCCGTTCCGCACTGGCCGAGCGCCCTCCCGAGGAAGAACCCTGGATCGCGGTCCGTGCCTCGCTTCTGGCGCTGCGCGACGAAGCTTGGGCCGGCACCGAGGTAGACCTGCGCATCGCCCGGATGCTGTTCCAGGCGCCATCCCTGCGCGCACGCCACCTGGAAAAGCACCTCGCTTGGCAGGACATGCTCGTGCCCGAACTCACCCGACGATTGCGCGCCGCGGCCGACATCGACGAAAAGCGCGCCACCCACCACGCCGCCGCGATCATCGCCACCGCCCTGACCTGCCTCGACGTCGCCACCGAGGCATGGGTACAGCGCAACGGCACCGTTTCGCTGGAAGACCTTTGGGACGAGGCCGTCACTGCCGTCAGGTCGTGA
- a CDS encoding alpha/beta hydrolase: MPSTAAPMDTLFVLVHGAWHGAAHWGPAQRSLAALGAPSVALDLPGHGFAAPLPSGYFAANQPGMRTERSQAAGVSMDECADTVLETLRPVRGRARTVVLVAHSAGGGPASLAAERAPELVDRIVYLSAFVPAGRPRFYDYLSAPENAGALGGGLPVADPDEVGAVRINPVSTDPAYVAELRRTHYHDMPADRFDRWRTTLSPDLPMAIPSSPVTLTPQGWGRIPRTFLRCAGDRSLPTETQDLMIAEADAGFPANPFAVRTLAGSHSPFAARPGELAAALTADRSA; the protein is encoded by the coding sequence ATGCCTTCCACAGCCGCACCGATGGATACGCTGTTCGTTCTCGTCCACGGCGCCTGGCACGGCGCCGCCCACTGGGGACCCGCACAGCGCTCGCTCGCCGCACTCGGCGCGCCCAGCGTCGCCCTCGACCTGCCCGGCCACGGGTTCGCCGCCCCACTGCCCAGCGGCTACTTCGCCGCGAATCAACCGGGAATGCGCACGGAGAGATCACAGGCGGCCGGGGTGTCGATGGACGAGTGCGCCGACACGGTGCTGGAGACGCTGCGGCCGGTGCGCGGGCGCGCTCGCACCGTCGTCCTGGTCGCCCACAGCGCCGGGGGCGGGCCCGCGTCCCTCGCCGCGGAACGCGCCCCCGAACTGGTCGACCGCATCGTCTACCTGTCCGCGTTCGTCCCGGCCGGGCGCCCTCGCTTCTACGACTACCTGTCCGCGCCCGAAAACGCCGGCGCACTCGGCGGCGGCCTGCCGGTCGCCGACCCCGACGAAGTCGGCGCCGTGCGGATCAACCCCGTCTCCACCGACCCCGCCTACGTCGCGGAGCTGCGCCGGACCCATTACCACGACATGCCCGCCGACCGCTTCGACCGGTGGCGGACGACCCTGAGCCCCGACCTGCCCATGGCCATCCCGTCGAGCCCGGTCACCCTGACGCCCCAGGGCTGGGGACGCATCCCGCGCACGTTCCTGCGCTGCGCCGGCGACCGGTCGCTGCCGACCGAAACCCAGGACCTGATGATCGCCGAGGCCGACGCCGGGTTCCCCGCCAACCCGTTCGCGGTCCGGACGCTTGCGGGAAGCCACAGCCCGTTCGCCGCGCGCCCCGGCGAGTTGGCCGCGGCGCTCACCGCCGACCGGTCCGCGTGA
- a CDS encoding SDR family NAD(P)-dependent oxidoreductase, which yields MTIDHSSQTTLITGASSGIGADLARRLAERGTALVLVARRVERLEAVAAELRGAHGVQVETVSADLGRPGTGRDLAAEMDRRGIRVTSLINNAGIGADGAFADQDPDELETLLALNVTALVDITRAFIDRLNRAEGGYLVNIASAAAYGPIPGMAVYAASKAFVLNFTEALWWETRGSGLRTMAFSPGLTRSEFFQRIGTEGYGSDFQTPDEVARALVRALDRSRSVPSTVSRASTAVSAGLARLFNRKTTVLVTARLAGSAGLMSKRRPVGT from the coding sequence ATGACTATCGATCATTCCTCCCAGACCACGCTCATCACCGGCGCCAGCTCCGGGATCGGGGCCGATCTGGCCCGCCGACTCGCCGAACGCGGGACCGCCCTGGTCCTCGTTGCACGCCGCGTCGAACGACTGGAGGCTGTGGCTGCCGAACTCCGCGGGGCGCACGGCGTTCAGGTCGAAACCGTGTCCGCCGACCTCGGTCGTCCCGGAACGGGCCGGGACCTGGCCGCCGAGATGGACCGCCGAGGCATCCGCGTAACCAGCTTGATCAACAATGCGGGGATAGGTGCGGACGGAGCCTTCGCCGATCAGGACCCGGACGAACTCGAAACGCTGCTCGCACTCAACGTCACCGCCCTTGTGGACATCACCCGAGCGTTCATCGATCGGCTGAACCGGGCGGAGGGCGGATACCTGGTGAACATCGCGAGCGCGGCGGCTTATGGCCCGATCCCGGGCATGGCCGTCTACGCGGCGAGCAAGGCGTTCGTGCTGAACTTCACCGAGGCGCTGTGGTGGGAGACGCGCGGGAGCGGGCTGCGCACCATGGCGTTCTCGCCGGGTCTCACCCGCTCGGAGTTCTTCCAGAGGATCGGCACGGAAGGCTACGGCAGCGATTTCCAGACCCCGGACGAGGTCGCGCGGGCGTTGGTACGTGCCCTCGATCGGAGCAGGTCCGTACCGAGCACGGTTTCACGCGCGAGCACCGCCGTTTCCGCAGGGCTGGCACGGCTCTTCAACCGGAAGACCACTGTTCTGGTCACGGCGCGGCTGGCGGGGTCGGCCGGTCTGATGAGTAAGCGGCGTCCCGTCGGAACGTGA